A stretch of the Methanobrevibacter sp. genome encodes the following:
- a CDS encoding bile acid:sodium symporter family protein, whose translation MKRVFKLVEKYFFIIILIAVFIAVTIPNSFNWVMEEFMGVNIINILLGIILFGMGTTLKIEHFVNVFKRPKEILIGVSAQYLIMPLIAFAIASLFHLNEALTVGLVLVGTVPGGTASDVITFLAKGDLALSVSLTAVSTVISPILTPVITLILIGNTIAFNPVDMFISIVQIVIIPIALGLFLNYKFPDFCEELKNYLPALSSVVIAIIVAGVIGANKEAIISSSLVIIAVIILQYFTAMALGFIIGYLSGMKRKQMVTIAIELAFQNSGLSTSLAKTHFPALTLATVPGALYSVWQNFAGSILAYLFTKYYNIEE comes from the coding sequence ATGAAAAGAGTTTTTAAATTGGTTGAGAAATATTTCTTTATAATTATACTGATTGCAGTATTCATTGCCGTAACCATTCCAAATTCATTCAATTGGGTGATGGAAGAGTTTATGGGAGTGAATATAATCAATATTCTTTTGGGAATCATTCTCTTTGGTATGGGTACAACATTAAAAATAGAACATTTTGTAAACGTATTCAAAAGACCTAAGGAGATCCTAATAGGGGTAAGCGCCCAATATCTGATAATGCCGTTGATAGCATTTGCAATTGCAAGCCTCTTTCACTTGAATGAGGCACTGACCGTTGGGCTTGTTCTTGTTGGAACAGTGCCTGGTGGAACAGCATCTGATGTAATAACATTCCTTGCAAAAGGTGATTTGGCATTATCCGTATCCCTTACAGCGGTTTCCACTGTGATTTCACCTATCCTCACTCCAGTGATTACATTGATTCTGATTGGAAATACAATTGCTTTCAATCCAGTGGACATGTTCATTTCAATTGTTCAGATTGTAATCATTCCAATTGCCTTAGGGCTGTTTCTCAATTATAAGTTCCCAGACTTCTGTGAGGAATTGAAGAATTATCTCCCTGCACTATCATCTGTTGTTATTGCAATAATCGTCGCAGGAGTGATTGGTGCAAACAAGGAAGCGATAATCAGCTCATCCCTTGTCATAATTGCTGTAATCATTCTACAATATTTCACAGCAATGGCTTTAGGATTTATAATAGGATACTTGTCTGGAATGAAAAGAAAACAGATGGTCACCATTGCCATTGAACTTGCTTTCCAGAATTCAGGACTCTCTACAAGCCTTGCAAAGACACATTTCCCTGCCTTGACTTTGGCAACAGTTCCTGGAGCATTGTATTCAGTATGGCAAAACTTTGCAGGATCAATACTTGCATATCTATTTACCAAATATTATAATATTGAAGAGTAA